The following proteins are co-located in the Telopea speciosissima isolate NSW1024214 ecotype Mountain lineage chromosome 9, Tspe_v1, whole genome shotgun sequence genome:
- the LOC122640400 gene encoding probable galacturonosyltransferase 12 isoform X1 — translation MQLHISPSLRHVTVFPGKGVRDFIKVKVGSRRVSYRMVFYSLLFLTFLLRFVFVLTTVDTIDGENYCSTIGCVGKKIWRRRPESMKVPEEIYRILEESGDEEDIQGRSEAPQSLEEFVAEMKSNKSDVKTFAVKLKAMVSLLEQKTRAAKIQEYLYRHVASSSIPKQLHCLALRLANEHSTNAGARLQLPAPECVPYLVDNSFYHFVFASDNVLAASVVAASLVRNSLTPEKVVLHIITDRKTYNSMHAWFSLHPLTPAIIEVKGLHHFDWFTKGKVPVLEAMEKDQKARSQFRGGSSAIVANNTEKPYIIASKLQALSPKYTSLMNHIRIHLPELFPSLNKVVFLDDDIVIQTDLSPLWEIDMRGKVNGAVQTCRGGDKFVMTKRLKSYLNFSHPLIAENFDPNECAWAYGMNIFDLEAWRKTNISHNYHYWLQKNLKSDLSLWQLGTLPPGLIAFHGNVHIIDPFWHMLGLGYQENTSIADAEKAGVIHFNGRAKPWLEIAFPQLRPLWTKYIDFNDKFIKKCHIRAS, via the exons ATGCAGCTTCATATATCGCCAAGCTTGCGCCATGTAACTGTCTTTCCTGGTAAAGGGGTTAGGGATTTTATCAAAGTGAAGGTCGGATCTAGAAGGGTTTCTTATCGAATGGTCTTCTATTCTCTTTTGTTCTTGACTTTCTTACTTCGCTTTGTGTTCGTCTTGACGACAGTAGATACTATCGATGGCGAAAACTACTGCTCCACCATAG GGTGCGTGGGGAAGAAAATTTGGAGAAGACGACCAGAGTCAATG AAGGTCCCGGAAGAGATATATCGAATCTTGGAAGAAAGTGGAGACGAAGAGGATATACAAGGAAGATCAGAGGCTCCACAGTCATTAGAGGAGTTCGTAGCAGAGATGAAGAGCAACAAATCTGATGTGAAGACCTTTGCGGTGAAGCTAAAGGCTATG GTGTCTCTACTAGAACAAAAGACTCGAGCAGCCAAGATCCAAGAATACTTGTACCGACACGTGGCATCGAGTAGCATACCAAAGCAGCTTCACTGCTTAGCTCTAAGGCTGGCTAACGAGCACTCCACCAATGCCGGCGCACGGCTACAGCTCCCGGCCCCAGAATGCGTACCTTACCTTGTGGACAACTCATTCTACCACTTCGTCTTCGCCTCCGACAATGTCTTGGCAGCTTCCGTCGTCGCAGCATCTCTGGTTCGCAACTCATTAACCCCCGAGAAGGTTGTGCTTCACATCATCACCGATCGTAAGACATACAATTCCATGCACGCATGGTTCTCCCTGCACCCATTGACGCCTGCCATTATTGAGGTTAAGGGTCTGCACCATTTCGATTGGTTCACCAAGGGAAAGGTTCCGGTGCTGGAGGCGATGGAGAAGGACCAGAAAGCCCGGTCACAGTTCAGAGGAGGATCGTCTGCAATTGTCGCAAATAACACCGAGAAGCCTTATATCATTGCGTCGAAGTTGCAAGCGCTTAGTCCCAAGTATACTTCGCTCATGAATCATATACGTATACATTTGCCAGAG CTATTTCCGAGTCTTAATAAAGTGGTCTTCCTTGACGATGATATTGTGATTCAAACTGATTTATCGCCTCTATGGGAGATTGATATGAGAGGCAAAGTGAATGGAGCAGTTCAGACATGCCGAGGTGGTGACAAGTTTGTCATGACCAAGAGATTGAAGAGTTACTTGAACTTCTCCCATCCTTTGATAGCAGAGAATTTCGATCCAAATGAATGTGCATGGGCATATGGCATGAATATCTTTGATCTAGAGGCTTGGCGGAAGACAAATATTAGTCACAACTACCATTACTGGCTTCAAAAG AACTTGAAATCAGACTTGAGTCTTTGGCAACTGGGAACTTTACCCCCTGGCTTAATAGCGTTTCATGGTAATGTTCATATTATAGATCCATTTTGGCACATGTTGGGGCTTGGCTACCAAGAGAATACGAGCATTGCAGATGCTGAAAAGGCTGGTGTCATCCACTTCAATGGCAGAGCAAAGCCTTGGCTTGAGATAGCCTTTCCACAGCTCCGACCTCTTTGGACTAAATATATTGACTTCAATGATAAATTCATCAAGAAATGTCATATCAGAGCTTCCTAA
- the LOC122640400 gene encoding probable galacturonosyltransferase 12 isoform X2 encodes MQLHISPSLRHVTVFPGKGVRDFIKVKVGSRRVSYRMVFYSLLFLTFLLRFVFVLTTVDTIDGENYCSTIGCVGKKIWRRRPESMVPEEIYRILEESGDEEDIQGRSEAPQSLEEFVAEMKSNKSDVKTFAVKLKAMVSLLEQKTRAAKIQEYLYRHVASSSIPKQLHCLALRLANEHSTNAGARLQLPAPECVPYLVDNSFYHFVFASDNVLAASVVAASLVRNSLTPEKVVLHIITDRKTYNSMHAWFSLHPLTPAIIEVKGLHHFDWFTKGKVPVLEAMEKDQKARSQFRGGSSAIVANNTEKPYIIASKLQALSPKYTSLMNHIRIHLPELFPSLNKVVFLDDDIVIQTDLSPLWEIDMRGKVNGAVQTCRGGDKFVMTKRLKSYLNFSHPLIAENFDPNECAWAYGMNIFDLEAWRKTNISHNYHYWLQKNLKSDLSLWQLGTLPPGLIAFHGNVHIIDPFWHMLGLGYQENTSIADAEKAGVIHFNGRAKPWLEIAFPQLRPLWTKYIDFNDKFIKKCHIRAS; translated from the exons ATGCAGCTTCATATATCGCCAAGCTTGCGCCATGTAACTGTCTTTCCTGGTAAAGGGGTTAGGGATTTTATCAAAGTGAAGGTCGGATCTAGAAGGGTTTCTTATCGAATGGTCTTCTATTCTCTTTTGTTCTTGACTTTCTTACTTCGCTTTGTGTTCGTCTTGACGACAGTAGATACTATCGATGGCGAAAACTACTGCTCCACCATAG GGTGCGTGGGGAAGAAAATTTGGAGAAGACGACCAGAGTCAATG GTCCCGGAAGAGATATATCGAATCTTGGAAGAAAGTGGAGACGAAGAGGATATACAAGGAAGATCAGAGGCTCCACAGTCATTAGAGGAGTTCGTAGCAGAGATGAAGAGCAACAAATCTGATGTGAAGACCTTTGCGGTGAAGCTAAAGGCTATG GTGTCTCTACTAGAACAAAAGACTCGAGCAGCCAAGATCCAAGAATACTTGTACCGACACGTGGCATCGAGTAGCATACCAAAGCAGCTTCACTGCTTAGCTCTAAGGCTGGCTAACGAGCACTCCACCAATGCCGGCGCACGGCTACAGCTCCCGGCCCCAGAATGCGTACCTTACCTTGTGGACAACTCATTCTACCACTTCGTCTTCGCCTCCGACAATGTCTTGGCAGCTTCCGTCGTCGCAGCATCTCTGGTTCGCAACTCATTAACCCCCGAGAAGGTTGTGCTTCACATCATCACCGATCGTAAGACATACAATTCCATGCACGCATGGTTCTCCCTGCACCCATTGACGCCTGCCATTATTGAGGTTAAGGGTCTGCACCATTTCGATTGGTTCACCAAGGGAAAGGTTCCGGTGCTGGAGGCGATGGAGAAGGACCAGAAAGCCCGGTCACAGTTCAGAGGAGGATCGTCTGCAATTGTCGCAAATAACACCGAGAAGCCTTATATCATTGCGTCGAAGTTGCAAGCGCTTAGTCCCAAGTATACTTCGCTCATGAATCATATACGTATACATTTGCCAGAG CTATTTCCGAGTCTTAATAAAGTGGTCTTCCTTGACGATGATATTGTGATTCAAACTGATTTATCGCCTCTATGGGAGATTGATATGAGAGGCAAAGTGAATGGAGCAGTTCAGACATGCCGAGGTGGTGACAAGTTTGTCATGACCAAGAGATTGAAGAGTTACTTGAACTTCTCCCATCCTTTGATAGCAGAGAATTTCGATCCAAATGAATGTGCATGGGCATATGGCATGAATATCTTTGATCTAGAGGCTTGGCGGAAGACAAATATTAGTCACAACTACCATTACTGGCTTCAAAAG AACTTGAAATCAGACTTGAGTCTTTGGCAACTGGGAACTTTACCCCCTGGCTTAATAGCGTTTCATGGTAATGTTCATATTATAGATCCATTTTGGCACATGTTGGGGCTTGGCTACCAAGAGAATACGAGCATTGCAGATGCTGAAAAGGCTGGTGTCATCCACTTCAATGGCAGAGCAAAGCCTTGGCTTGAGATAGCCTTTCCACAGCTCCGACCTCTTTGGACTAAATATATTGACTTCAATGATAAATTCATCAAGAAATGTCATATCAGAGCTTCCTAA
- the LOC122640345 gene encoding uncharacterized mitochondrial protein AtMg00810-like produces the protein MKYTLDLISETGMLGCKPTDTPLEANAHLKSTDGEQVDKGRFQRLVGRLIYLSHTRPNIAYVLASRKGVLFSSHGDMHVEAFTDAD, from the exons ATGAAGTATACCCTTGATCTTATATCAGAAActgggatgttaggctgcaaacctaCAGATACACCTCTTGAGGCTAATGCTCATCTCAAGAGTACGGATGGTGAGCAGGTTGATAAAGGCCGATTTCAGAGATTGGTTGGGAGgttgatttatctttcacataCTCGGCCAAACATTGCTTATGTT TTAGCTTCAAGGAAAGGTGTACTTTTTTCTTCCCATGGTGACATGCATGTAGAAGcttttactgatgctgattag
- the LOC122640401 gene encoding zinc finger protein CONSTANS-LIKE 12-like isoform X2, protein MKPLCDFCGAARAVVYCTSDSAHLCLSCDGYVHSANALSQRHLRSLICDNCDLKPAVVRCIEDKLSLCENCSANGNCCLDLGHHRQTLSYYSGCPTLTELSKEVNTRWGQQGMMPMSNCWETGQQEQHSLMVATKLNELEHCVSSEPWTDPSSVVPPNVNSVSCSVDKPPSYPENPNLSKGCSPLKDVGVCDGGDLCDGFNMDDIGLNFENSDEIFGCSQSQSNIVLDDVPIDCLFMDKNFSVADSNAPNENAIEASSSGQHDCLALHSSCAAGSAPGADQVLLNPGCNRNIRLNFPTGQVHSGMPLSFSNLIGESSIADYQDSGVSSVFLTNESPWDSNLETSCPQARDKAKLRYNEKKKTRIFYMFDP, encoded by the exons ATGAAACCTTTATGTGATTTCTGTGGAGCTGCGAGGGCTGTGGTATACTGCACATCAGATTCTGCTCATCTTTGTTTGAGTTGTGATGGATATGTACATTCAGCTAATGCACTATCACAGAGGCACCTTCGTTCACTTATTTGCGACAATTGCGATTTAAAGCCTGCAGTTGTTCGGTGCATTGAAGATAAACTGTCTTTGTGTGAGAACTGCAGCGCTAATGGGAATTGCTGCTTGGATCTTGGACATCATCGGCAGACACTAAGTTATTACTCAGGATGTCCTACTCTTACAGAGCTTTCCAAAGAAGTAAATACTAGATGGGGACAACAAGGGATGATGCCAATGAGCAACTGTTGGGAAACTGGACAACAAGAACAACATAGCTTGATGGTAGCCACCAAACTGAATGAGTTGGAGCATTGTGTTTCCTCAGAACCTTGGACGGATCCATCTTCAGTGGTTCCTCCTAATGTGAATTCGGTATCTTGCAGTGTAGATAAACCACCATCATACCCTGAGAACCCAAACTTGTCAAAG GGTTGTTCTCCATTGAAGGATGTTGGAGTTTGTGATGGTGGCGATCTCTGTGATGGTTTCAACATGGATGATATTGGGTTAAATTTTGAGAACAGCGATGAGATTTTTGGCTGCTCACAAAGTCAGTCCAATATTGTTCTTGATGACGTGCCTATTGATTGCTTATTTATGGACAAGAACTTCTCAGTTGCAGATTCTAATGCTCCCAATGAGAATGCAATAGAG GCATCATCATCAGGGCAACATGACTGCTTGGCTCTTCATTCTTCTTGTGCTGCTGGGTCTGCTCCTGGAGCAGATCAGGTACTTCTAAATCCTGGTTGCAACAGAAACATCAGGCTAAATTTTCCTACTGGACAAGTCCATTCAGGCATGCCACTTTCATTCTCCAACCTGATCGGAGAAAGTAGTATTGCTGATTATCAAGACTCTGGAGTATCATCAGTTTTTCTAACAAATGAATCACCTTGGGATTCAAATTTGGAAACTAGTTGCCCCCAGGCAAGGGACAAAGCAAAGCTCAGatacaatgaaaagaagaaaacacgAAT ATTTTACATGTTTGATCCATAG
- the LOC122640401 gene encoding zinc finger protein CONSTANS-LIKE 12-like isoform X1 → MKPLCDFCGAARAVVYCTSDSAHLCLSCDGYVHSANALSQRHLRSLICDNCDLKPAVVRCIEDKLSLCENCSANGNCCLDLGHHRQTLSYYSGCPTLTELSKEVNTRWGQQGMMPMSNCWETGQQEQHSLMVATKLNELEHCVSSEPWTDPSSVVPPNVNSVSCSVDKPPSYPENPNLSKGCSPLKDVGVCDGGDLCDGFNMDDIGLNFENSDEIFGCSQSQSNIVLDDVPIDCLFMDKNFSVADSNAPNENAIEASSSGQHDCLALHSSCAAGSAPGADQVLLNPGCNRNIRLNFPTGQVHSGMPLSFSNLIGESSIADYQDSGVSSVFLTNESPWDSNLETSCPQARDKAKLRYNEKKKTRMFGKQIRYASRKARADTRKRVKGRFVKAGEDYDYDPLVERND, encoded by the exons ATGAAACCTTTATGTGATTTCTGTGGAGCTGCGAGGGCTGTGGTATACTGCACATCAGATTCTGCTCATCTTTGTTTGAGTTGTGATGGATATGTACATTCAGCTAATGCACTATCACAGAGGCACCTTCGTTCACTTATTTGCGACAATTGCGATTTAAAGCCTGCAGTTGTTCGGTGCATTGAAGATAAACTGTCTTTGTGTGAGAACTGCAGCGCTAATGGGAATTGCTGCTTGGATCTTGGACATCATCGGCAGACACTAAGTTATTACTCAGGATGTCCTACTCTTACAGAGCTTTCCAAAGAAGTAAATACTAGATGGGGACAACAAGGGATGATGCCAATGAGCAACTGTTGGGAAACTGGACAACAAGAACAACATAGCTTGATGGTAGCCACCAAACTGAATGAGTTGGAGCATTGTGTTTCCTCAGAACCTTGGACGGATCCATCTTCAGTGGTTCCTCCTAATGTGAATTCGGTATCTTGCAGTGTAGATAAACCACCATCATACCCTGAGAACCCAAACTTGTCAAAG GGTTGTTCTCCATTGAAGGATGTTGGAGTTTGTGATGGTGGCGATCTCTGTGATGGTTTCAACATGGATGATATTGGGTTAAATTTTGAGAACAGCGATGAGATTTTTGGCTGCTCACAAAGTCAGTCCAATATTGTTCTTGATGACGTGCCTATTGATTGCTTATTTATGGACAAGAACTTCTCAGTTGCAGATTCTAATGCTCCCAATGAGAATGCAATAGAG GCATCATCATCAGGGCAACATGACTGCTTGGCTCTTCATTCTTCTTGTGCTGCTGGGTCTGCTCCTGGAGCAGATCAGGTACTTCTAAATCCTGGTTGCAACAGAAACATCAGGCTAAATTTTCCTACTGGACAAGTCCATTCAGGCATGCCACTTTCATTCTCCAACCTGATCGGAGAAAGTAGTATTGCTGATTATCAAGACTCTGGAGTATCATCAGTTTTTCTAACAAATGAATCACCTTGGGATTCAAATTTGGAAACTAGTTGCCCCCAGGCAAGGGACAAAGCAAAGCTCAGatacaatgaaaagaagaaaacacgAAT GTTTGGGAAACAAATAAGATATGCTTCTCGTAAAGCCAGAGCAGATACCAGAAAGCGCGTGAAAGGTAGATTTGTGAAGGCTGGTGAAGATTATGACTATGATCCTCTTGTAGAAAGAAATGACTAA